In a genomic window of Pseudodesulfovibrio sp. S3:
- a CDS encoding DVU_1553 family AMP-dependent CoA ligase: MGLPFLDQWLVRRMQWDRDLPPTSGQLREWQLARLREIVAHAQTNSPFYARHLEGVDAFAIESFDDFSRLPTITPDHMRETPEQLLCVSQDAVARAVTLTSSGTTGPPKRIFHTEEDLEATVDYFAWGMGNIAGKGRTVLVLMPGDRPGGVGRLLVDALTRAGGRAVTHGVMENVDVALDQCLEEAADCVVGSPAHVHMLAHAWQRRGLPKGTIRSVLLCWDAIPEAVAANVERLFGCRVFRHWGMIETGLGGAVECAPGSGMHLREADVFMEIVDPETGAGLPDGEFGEMVVTTPLKRGMPLIRYRTGDTGRILTGQCSCESPLRRLDPLIYRRLEGVATGPETLTLRTLNEALYGVPGLADFAARFDGGRLRLTVCGGNGVSRDVRVALQTVPAVERGRAFGCLEIDIDVKNDGTPAIAGLGKRCIHTDLEK; the protein is encoded by the coding sequence ATGGGCCTGCCGTTTCTTGACCAATGGCTCGTGCGCCGCATGCAGTGGGATCGGGACCTGCCGCCCACGTCCGGCCAGCTCCGTGAATGGCAGCTGGCCCGGTTGCGGGAGATCGTGGCCCATGCCCAGACAAACAGCCCCTTCTATGCCCGGCATCTGGAAGGCGTTGACGCCTTTGCAATCGAATCCTTTGACGATTTTTCGCGCCTGCCCACGATCACCCCGGACCATATGCGAGAGACCCCGGAACAACTCCTTTGTGTTTCCCAGGATGCAGTCGCACGGGCGGTGACGTTGACCAGCTCCGGCACCACGGGGCCGCCGAAACGGATTTTCCATACCGAGGAAGATCTAGAGGCCACGGTGGATTATTTTGCCTGGGGCATGGGCAATATCGCGGGCAAGGGCCGGACCGTGCTCGTGCTCATGCCCGGAGACCGGCCCGGCGGGGTCGGGCGGCTCCTGGTCGACGCCCTGACCAGGGCCGGTGGCCGCGCCGTGACCCACGGGGTCATGGAAAACGTGGACGTTGCCCTTGACCAATGCCTGGAAGAGGCGGCGGACTGTGTTGTCGGTTCCCCGGCCCATGTCCATATGCTGGCCCACGCCTGGCAGAGGCGGGGGTTGCCCAAGGGGACGATCCGGTCGGTATTGCTGTGTTGGGACGCGATCCCGGAGGCCGTGGCCGCCAACGTGGAGCGTCTGTTCGGGTGCCGGGTATTCCGTCATTGGGGCATGATCGAGACCGGTCTGGGCGGTGCCGTCGAATGCGCACCCGGTTCGGGCATGCATCTGCGCGAGGCCGACGTGTTCATGGAGATAGTGGACCCTGAAACCGGCGCCGGATTGCCGGATGGCGAGTTCGGGGAGATGGTCGTGACCACGCCGCTCAAGCGCGGAATGCCGCTCATCCGTTATCGGACCGGGGACACGGGCCGGATTCTCACGGGGCAATGCAGCTGTGAAAGCCCCTTGCGCCGCCTTGATCCTTTGATTTACCGTAGGCTTGAGGGCGTGGCGACAGGTCCTGAAACGTTGACGCTGCGGACATTGAATGAGGCCCTGTACGGCGTGCCCGGACTAGCGGATTTCGCTGCACGGTTTGACGGCGGCAGGCTGCGTCTGACCGTGTGCGGCGGCAACGGCGTGTCGCGAGACGTGCGTGTTGCCTTGCAGACCGTGCCCGCCGTGGAGCGCGGACGCGCCTTTGGCTGTCTGGAAATAGATATCGATGTCAAGAACGACGGTACTCCGGCCATCGCGGGCCTGGGAAAGCGTTGCATACATACTGATCTGGAGAAATGA
- a CDS encoding XdhC/CoxI family protein, with amino-acid sequence MKAFVRSVNEFIRLGQPFVLATVVESSGSTPRSSGAKMAVRADGSIIGTVGGGLAEAQACKSAQEMIAAGAPNGQAQLTFVDMTQELAADSDMICGGGLSVLLEVVAPNGPCAKAYIELDSLLRKGTSAVLVTDVTGTEDLCTEGHAVRTGSLENPQPVLERYIDFMRLSEPFIPPAPLYIFGAGHVSRFTARVAAMVGFRTVVLDDRAEYANVERFPEADEVVVLPSFAGCCDRLAEDEDAFIVIVTRGHMHDRNVLAEALRTKARYVGMIGSSKKRNKIYESLLADGFTQADIDRCYSPIGLTIGAQTPEEIGVSIVGELIQVRAGQGA; translated from the coding sequence ATGAAAGCGTTTGTTCGTTCCGTAAATGAGTTTATCAGGCTGGGACAGCCTTTTGTGTTGGCGACCGTGGTGGAAAGTTCGGGGTCCACGCCGCGCTCTTCGGGCGCAAAGATGGCCGTGCGGGCCGACGGCTCCATCATAGGCACCGTGGGCGGCGGGCTGGCAGAGGCCCAGGCATGCAAGTCCGCTCAGGAAATGATTGCGGCAGGCGCACCGAATGGTCAGGCCCAGTTGACCTTCGTGGACATGACCCAGGAACTGGCCGCCGATTCGGACATGATTTGCGGCGGCGGGTTGTCCGTGCTGCTCGAAGTCGTGGCTCCGAACGGACCGTGCGCCAAGGCGTATATCGAGCTGGACAGCTTGCTGCGCAAGGGGACTTCAGCGGTCCTGGTCACCGATGTAACGGGGACCGAAGACCTGTGCACCGAGGGCCATGCCGTTCGGACCGGTTCCCTTGAGAACCCGCAGCCCGTTTTGGAAAGATACATTGACTTCATGCGGTTGTCGGAGCCGTTTATCCCTCCGGCTCCGTTGTATATTTTTGGTGCGGGGCATGTTTCCCGATTCACTGCACGCGTGGCCGCCATGGTCGGTTTCCGCACCGTGGTGCTTGACGACCGTGCCGAATATGCAAACGTCGAACGGTTCCCCGAGGCCGATGAAGTGGTGGTCCTGCCGTCCTTTGCCGGGTGCTGCGACAGACTGGCCGAGGATGAGGACGCCTTCATCGTCATCGTGACCAGGGGGCACATGCATGATCGGAATGTGCTGGCCGAGGCCCTGCGGACCAAGGCGAGATACGTGGGCATGATCGGCAGCAGCAAGAAGCGCAACAAGATTTACGAGTCCCTGCTGGCTGACGGATTCACGCAGGCTGACATCGACAGGTGTTATTCCCCCATCGGCCTGACCATCGGCGCGCAGACGCCCGAGGAAATCGGCGTCAGTATCGTGGGCGAACTGATTCAGGTGCGGGCCGGGCAGGGGGCATGA
- a CDS encoding DVU_1551 family NTP transferase — translation MSRLAAIIPAAGLSSRMGAAFKPLLPLAGGTVVSRCVEVFRANGVEHVLVVTGKRASEVAEAARKAGAEPVHNADFEQGMYSSVLTGVQALAGDVSAFFMLPVDMPLVRNETVDRLLQEFQRTEPSVLYPRFRGERGHPPIIGRELIPDILTHDGRGGLRVVLDRHEGGARDLDVADFGTVHDIDHPADYGLACSLAGTEYPCEAECRQLWEMQSVQEHIIGHCRAVAKVAEALCEHLNARRGVPLLDSGLVRGAALTHDIGKGTKRHEAAGAELLHLHGFHAAADIVAAHFDLTLRPEEPISEKEIVFLADKLVRCHAPVSLEARYMEKLKMYAHETGATEAILGRLGRARDVLVRFDREMNVPAEQLAREALA, via the coding sequence ATGAGCAGACTGGCCGCCATCATCCCGGCAGCGGGATTGTCGTCGCGCATGGGTGCGGCATTCAAGCCGTTGCTTCCGCTGGCAGGAGGAACCGTCGTGTCCCGGTGCGTCGAGGTCTTTCGGGCCAACGGCGTGGAGCATGTCCTGGTGGTCACGGGCAAGCGGGCTTCCGAAGTGGCTGAAGCCGCGCGCAAGGCCGGGGCCGAACCTGTTCACAATGCGGATTTCGAGCAGGGCATGTACTCCTCGGTGCTGACGGGCGTGCAGGCCCTGGCCGGGGATGTGTCGGCATTTTTCATGCTCCCGGTGGATATGCCCCTGGTGCGGAATGAGACCGTCGATCGCCTGTTGCAGGAGTTTCAGCGGACCGAACCCTCGGTGCTGTACCCCCGGTTCAGGGGGGAGCGCGGCCATCCTCCGATCATCGGCAGGGAGCTGATCCCCGATATCCTGACCCATGACGGTCGGGGCGGGCTGCGTGTGGTACTCGACCGGCATGAAGGGGGTGCGCGTGATCTGGACGTGGCGGATTTCGGCACGGTGCACGACATCGACCATCCCGCCGATTACGGGCTGGCCTGTTCCCTGGCCGGGACCGAATACCCCTGCGAGGCCGAATGCCGGCAACTCTGGGAAATGCAGTCTGTACAGGAGCACATCATCGGCCATTGCCGGGCTGTTGCAAAGGTGGCTGAAGCCTTGTGCGAGCACCTTAACGCCCGGCGCGGAGTACCGCTTCTTGACTCAGGTCTGGTGCGTGGCGCGGCCCTGACCCATGACATAGGCAAAGGCACGAAGCGGCATGAGGCCGCAGGGGCGGAACTGCTGCATCTGCACGGATTTCACGCTGCCGCCGATATCGTCGCCGCGCATTTCGACCTGACGCTTCGGCCAGAGGAGCCGATCTCGGAAAAGGAGATAGTGTTTCTGGCGGACAAGCTGGTCCGTTGCCATGCTCCGGTTTCCCTGGAGGCGCGGTACATGGAGAAGCTGAAGATGTATGCCCATGAGACGGGTGCAACAGAGGCCATACTCGGTCGCCTGGGCCGGGCCAGGGATGTGCTGGTTCGTTTCGACCGGGAGATGAACGTCCCCGCCGAACAGCTCGCCCGGGAGGCGTTGGCGTGA
- a CDS encoding histidine phosphatase family protein, producing the protein MIVLLRHARTSGGRGRCIGRTPLPLSGEGVAQALMLEKTLRAVRFARLCSSPSQRALDTIAPLAESLHLSVEVMPGLDEIDMGAWEGFSFEDIRKRSPEEYALRGSRFGSFRPTGGESFNDVADRAMGILDGLAAGPQPVLAVTHAGVIRSVLCRLTGHPLDDLFHFAPDNLGCTVLRPMQPGHELAATGLLPEDIPSFLQS; encoded by the coding sequence GTGATCGTGCTCCTTCGTCATGCCCGGACCAGCGGCGGCAGGGGGAGGTGCATCGGTCGGACGCCGTTGCCTCTTTCCGGCGAAGGCGTGGCTCAGGCCCTGATGTTGGAAAAAACGTTGCGTGCCGTGCGGTTCGCCCGTTTGTGTTCAAGTCCGTCTCAGCGGGCCTTGGACACCATTGCTCCGTTGGCAGAATCGCTCCACCTGTCAGTGGAAGTGATGCCTGGATTGGATGAAATCGATATGGGTGCGTGGGAGGGATTTTCCTTCGAGGATATCCGCAAACGATCTCCCGAAGAATATGCCTTGCGGGGGAGCCGATTCGGATCATTCCGTCCGACAGGCGGCGAAAGTTTCAATGATGTGGCGGATCGGGCCATGGGGATTCTGGACGGGCTGGCTGCCGGGCCGCAGCCCGTGCTGGCGGTGACCCATGCCGGGGTTATCCGGTCCGTGCTGTGCCGGTTGACCGGCCATCCGTTGGACGATCTGTTTCATTTTGCGCCGGACAACCTGGGCTGTACGGTTCTCAGGCCGATGCAACCCGGTCACGAACTTGCCGCAACCGGGCTCTTGCCGGAAGATATCCCCTCTTTTCTTCAGTCCTAG
- a CDS encoding DUF364 domain-containing protein yields the protein MKTILETVRDKAIELWTREDILAEPITVSAGPLTVEQAIGNPEETDFPIQKGKEKLMESNFRGARGQAFTDQYGNFKGTLSQVAALPLDNNFNRAVFVSTLNAVARSLGSAEHTIHCKDAGPKLCAQTVFDHICAEHGTCRITIIGYQPALAQALSSKTQVRLIDLDPDNVGKTTHGVFVEDGDATQDAIDWCDLLLVTGTTLANDSIDLFLTDKPVLFYGTTIAGAASLMGWSRFCPQSC from the coding sequence ATGAAAACAATACTCGAAACCGTCCGCGACAAGGCCATAGAACTCTGGACCAGGGAAGACATCCTGGCCGAACCCATCACCGTGTCGGCAGGTCCCTTGACCGTCGAGCAAGCCATCGGCAACCCGGAAGAGACCGACTTTCCCATTCAGAAGGGCAAGGAAAAATTGATGGAATCCAACTTTCGCGGCGCACGGGGTCAGGCCTTCACCGACCAATACGGCAATTTCAAGGGCACCCTGAGCCAGGTGGCGGCCCTGCCCCTGGACAACAACTTCAACCGCGCCGTGTTCGTGTCCACCCTCAATGCCGTAGCCCGATCCCTGGGGTCGGCCGAGCACACGATCCACTGCAAGGACGCCGGTCCCAAGCTGTGCGCGCAAACCGTATTCGACCACATCTGCGCGGAACACGGCACCTGCCGAATCACCATCATCGGGTACCAGCCTGCGCTGGCCCAGGCGTTGAGTTCAAAAACCCAAGTGCGGCTCATCGACCTTGATCCCGACAACGTGGGCAAGACCACCCATGGGGTTTTCGTGGAAGACGGCGACGCAACACAGGACGCCATCGACTGGTGCGACCTGCTGCTCGTTACCGGCACCACCCTGGCCAACGACTCCATCGACCTGTTCCTCACCGACAAGCCCGTGCTGTTCTACGGCACGACCATTGCCGGAGCCGCCAGCCTCATGGGCTGGAGCCGGTTCTGCCCACAGAGCTGCTAG
- a CDS encoding ABC transporter permease subunit has translation MDFIGILTQPQTTGPLWLTLKVLVAAGSLHLVSGILLGYYLTSGKGMMRSVVDFLVTLPLVFPPIATGFILLMLLGRAGMAGRMLPVDIVFSFPGIVLASFVAGLPLMVKPVEAALRGDVQRLGEVSQVLGKTDWQTFWLVLLPNVRRNVASGWFLALGRSLGEVGITLMLGGNIIGKTNTLSLEIYNAVFSGEFDRALVMSAVIGLFSLSIFIALKRLSAV, from the coding sequence ATGGACTTCATAGGGATATTGACCCAGCCGCAAACAACCGGCCCGTTGTGGCTCACCTTGAAAGTACTTGTCGCCGCCGGTTCGCTGCACCTGGTCAGCGGCATCCTTCTCGGATATTATCTGACATCCGGCAAAGGCATGATGCGCTCGGTGGTCGATTTCCTGGTGACGCTCCCCCTGGTATTCCCTCCCATAGCCACGGGGTTCATCCTGCTCATGTTGCTGGGACGGGCCGGCATGGCAGGGCGGATGCTCCCCGTGGACATCGTCTTCAGCTTCCCGGGCATTGTCCTGGCGTCATTCGTGGCCGGGCTACCGCTCATGGTCAAACCCGTGGAAGCGGCCCTCCGGGGAGACGTGCAACGGCTGGGCGAAGTCTCGCAGGTCCTGGGAAAAACCGACTGGCAGACCTTCTGGCTGGTGTTGCTGCCCAATGTCCGGCGCAATGTGGCTTCGGGATGGTTTCTCGCCCTGGGTCGATCTTTGGGCGAAGTGGGCATCACCCTGATGCTCGGCGGCAACATCATCGGCAAGACCAACACCCTGTCCCTCGAAATATACAATGCCGTGTTCAGCGGGGAATTCGACCGCGCATTGGTCATGTCCGCTGTCATCGGGCTCTTTTCCCTGTCCATTTTCATTGCACTCAAACGCCTTTCCGCTGTATAG
- the modA gene encoding molybdate ABC transporter substrate-binding protein gives MHFVRSLVIAALIIAALATAAAAESLVLASGAGYKKMVNALNDAYTQKTGQTLDLIYGNMARVTTLAKESGKVDIVLGDENFLVKAGLPMTTRQKLGRGKLVLAFAKSSQFSKLEDLDNDKAGRIAMPDTKKAIYGKAAREFLQSTGRLPAIQPRLIEVATIPQVFSYLTTNEVDMGFLNLTHALNVKDKLGGFIVLDENAYSPIYIIAGVLDDCTDMDQAKSFLDFLQTPEAKKIIEQNGL, from the coding sequence ATGCATTTCGTTCGATCCCTCGTCATCGCCGCCCTGATCATTGCCGCATTGGCAACGGCGGCCGCGGCGGAAAGCCTCGTCCTCGCTTCCGGTGCGGGATACAAGAAAATGGTCAATGCACTCAACGACGCCTACACGCAGAAAACCGGCCAAACCCTGGACCTCATTTACGGGAACATGGCACGCGTGACCACGCTGGCCAAGGAAAGCGGCAAGGTCGACATCGTGCTGGGCGACGAAAATTTCCTGGTCAAGGCAGGACTGCCCATGACCACCCGGCAGAAACTCGGACGCGGCAAACTGGTCCTGGCCTTTGCCAAATCCTCCCAATTTTCCAAACTTGAAGACCTGGACAACGACAAGGCCGGACGCATCGCCATGCCGGATACCAAGAAGGCCATCTACGGCAAGGCCGCACGGGAATTCCTGCAATCCACCGGCAGACTCCCGGCCATCCAGCCCCGGCTGATCGAAGTGGCCACCATTCCCCAGGTTTTTTCCTACCTGACCACCAATGAAGTGGACATGGGATTCCTCAATCTCACCCATGCACTGAATGTGAAGGACAAGCTCGGCGGTTTCATCGTCCTGGATGAAAACGCGTATTCCCCCATATACATCATTGCGGGCGTACTGGACGACTGCACGGACATGGACCAGGCCAAGTCGTTTCTGGACTTTCTCCAAACCCCCGAAGCCAAAAAAATCATTGAGCAAAACGGACTTTAA